Proteins encoded together in one Rhinopithecus roxellana isolate Shanxi Qingling chromosome 3, ASM756505v1, whole genome shotgun sequence window:
- the C3H5orf38 gene encoding LOW QUALITY PROTEIN: protein CEI (The sequence of the model RefSeq protein was modified relative to this genomic sequence to represent the inferred CDS: inserted 1 base in 1 codon; deleted 1 base in 1 codon), whose product MVAPAAGVLLWAVRAALTSTVPDLLGLPAGGSPRGLASGRLPLAASSSQHGPGSGAPWLRIARRALRFVLSKHWGDDCYPTNRLWQDLKPPRHLGNRQELRLAPPVQWALPPRNLERVHVDMQVSANGDFLRGRARGRAGLGGSGSGSGSPRERGRPRRPGRSPGSAQSSVSRGXKEPTQARSRARGRRGGAVARVCRPESWQRWARPTSSHGGLIRGRRKNGIEAFQ is encoded by the exons ATGGTGGCGCCCGCGGCTGGGGTCCTCCTCTGGGCAGTGCGCGCGGCTCTCACTTCCACGGTCCCGGACCTGCTCGGCCTCCCGGCCGGAGGCTCCCCGCGTGGCCTCGCGTCTGGTCGCCTCCCCCTCGCGGCCAGCTCCTCGCAGCACGGACCTGGATCCGGGGCTCCTTGGTTGCGAATTGCCAGGAGGGCCCTGA GATTTGTGTTGTCAAAACACTGGGGGGATGATTGTTACCCGACAAACCGCCTCTGGCAGGACCTGAAGCCT CCCCGTCACCTCGGGAACCGGCAGGAGCTCAGGCTGGCGCCTCCGGTGCA ATGGGCTCTTCCC CCAAGGAATTTAGAACGAGTCCACGTGGACATGCAAGTCTCAGCGAATGGGGATTTCCTGCGAGGCCGAGCGCGAGGACGAGCTGGCCTCGGAGGCTCTGGCTCGGGCTCGGGGTCTCCCCGGGAACGCGGCAGGCCGAGAAGGCCGGGGCGCTCGCCGGGCTCGGCGCAGTCCTCCGTGTCGCGGG CGAAGGAGCCGACGCAGGCCAGGAGTCGTGCGCGCGGGCGGCGAGGGGGCGCTGTGGCCCGTGTCTGCCGGCCTGAGTCCTGGCAACGGTGGGCGCGACCCACCTCCTCCCACGGCGGCTTAATTCGGGGAAGAAGAAAAAACGGCATCGAGGCATTTCAATAA